The Pan troglodytes isolate AG18354 chromosome 1, NHGRI_mPanTro3-v2.0_pri, whole genome shotgun sequence genome includes a region encoding these proteins:
- the LOC104003891 gene encoding uncharacterized protein LOC104003891: MERRCRPHASPPRPPPPRVALVDPNSHRLSFSARSRSRRRRRRCRSGEESELEPPRPRQGWGTRADLAGARAKRAGRSRARAHQRSALAGALRAAAVRVLTSRFPPAAFRPRGAQLPPGIGARSARSHPQPHRPAPAERRGSHRPNNGGEGVGGWTGGASATAWPPAPRTRPSVKSAVMSVAFSAGLFTFKAREQSPEALGPKIKYPAHASGVFRSHCGQMRGLQMWRVTPLP, encoded by the coding sequence ATGGAAAGACGATGCCGACCTCACGCTTCACCGCCACGGCCGCCGCCGCCTAGAGTAGCACTCGTCGACCCGAACAGTCACCGTCTCTCATTCAGCGCCCgcagccgcagccgccgccgccgccgccgctgccgctcGGGGGAGGAGAGTGAGCTGGAACCACCCCGTCCGCGCCAGGGGTGGGGGACGAGAGCGGACCTGGCGGGGGCGCGCGCCAAGCGGGCGGGGCGGAGCCGCGCGCGCGCGCACCAACGGAGCGCGCTCGCGGGGGCTCTGAGAGCTGCAGCCGTCAGGGTCTTAACCTCGCGCTTCCCGCCCGCAGCTTTTCGGCCCCGCGGAGCCCAACTGCCGCCGGGGATCGGTGCCCGCAGCGCGCGCAGCCATCCGCAACCCCACCGCCCGGCGCCTGCTGAAAGGAGGGGCTCCCACCGGCCAAACAACGggggggaaggggtgggaggaTGGACAGGTGGGGCGTCCGCCACCGCCTGGCCACCCGCTCCCAGAACGCGGCCCTCTGTGAAATCCGCCGTGATGTCTGTGGCCTTCAGCGCCGGGCTCTTCACCTTTAAGGCCAGAGAACAAAGTCCGGAAGCACTTGGCCCCAAGATCAAATATCCAGCCCACGCCAGCGGTGTTTTTAGAAGTCACTGCGGACAAATGAGGGGGCTCCAAATGTGGAGAGTCACCCCACTGCCTTAG